In one Roseburia intestinalis L1-82 genomic region, the following are encoded:
- a CDS encoding LysR family transcriptional regulator produces the protein MDINYELYKVFYYVATSLSFSEASKQLFISQSAVSQSIKTLEKKLDQPLFIRSTKKVQLTPAGKVLLKHIEPAMNLIQRGESQLLDSGSLGLGQLHIGASDTICRYFLVPYLKQFHKKFPNVPIKVTNATSLSCVVLLDQGKVDLIVTNFPNSNLNHSYIQKTVCNFTDVFIANPAYFNLKQQEIPFEELKQYPILMLDRKSTTSQFLHNLFLQHQLELIPQIELSSNDLLIDLARIGLGIAFIPDYCLSRESKDLFIVKTKEKLPSRQMVAAINPTLPVSQSTEEFLKLLPTI, from the coding sequence ATGGATATCAATTACGAATTATATAAAGTGTTTTATTATGTGGCAACATCCTTAAGTTTTTCCGAGGCAAGCAAGCAGCTTTTTATTTCCCAGTCCGCGGTCAGCCAGTCGATCAAAACGCTTGAGAAAAAGTTAGACCAGCCGCTTTTCATCCGCAGCACGAAAAAAGTACAGCTCACTCCTGCCGGAAAAGTATTATTAAAACACATCGAACCGGCAATGAACCTGATTCAGCGCGGTGAAAGCCAGCTTTTAGACTCCGGCAGTCTCGGACTCGGTCAGCTTCACATCGGTGCAAGCGACACCATCTGCCGTTACTTTTTAGTACCTTATTTAAAACAGTTCCACAAAAAGTTCCCGAACGTGCCGATCAAGGTGACGAACGCGACATCCCTTAGCTGCGTGGTTCTCCTCGATCAGGGAAAAGTCGATCTGATCGTGACCAACTTTCCGAACTCGAACCTGAATCACTCCTACATTCAGAAGACCGTCTGCAATTTTACCGACGTATTCATTGCAAACCCGGCATATTTTAACCTGAAACAGCAGGAGATCCCGTTTGAGGAACTGAAACAGTACCCAATCCTCATGCTCGACCGCAAAAGTACGACGAGCCAGTTCCTGCACAACCTGTTTTTACAGCATCAGCTTGAGCTGATCCCGCAGATCGAACTTAGCAGTAACGACCTTCTGATCGACCTTGCGCGCATCGGTCTTGGTATCGCATTTATACCGGATTACTGTTTAAGCCGGGAATCCAAAGATCTGTTTATCGTAAAAACAAAGGAAAAACTGCCATCGAGACAGATGGTCGCAGCCATCAACCCGACGCTCCCGGTTTCACAGTCCACCGAGGAATTCTTAAAACTGCTGCCTACGATCTGA